From one Amaranthus tricolor cultivar Red isolate AtriRed21 chromosome 17, ASM2621246v1, whole genome shotgun sequence genomic stretch:
- the LOC130804301 gene encoding protein MAINTENANCE OF MERISTEMS-like isoform X2 produces the protein MSDELYGVFPATPLGRMLYIMHQYIDSALITAFLERWQPDTNTFHMPWGEMTIMLHDVQRILGIGIDSSLPVEPSHREWQLGLAGLFGEPLSEMRGKGHFTSGNINVGALLQLCNRSQSMETQATAYYMAIVGFTLLVDKTRVGIRPHPVVVVTADQHDIA, from the coding sequence atgtctgatgaacTGTACGGGGTGTTTCCTGCCACTCCACTTGGTCGTATGCTGTATATAATGCACCAGTACATTGATAGTGCTCTCATTACGGCATTTTTGGAAAGGTGGCAGCctgataccaacaccttccacatgccgtggggggagatgaccataatgttgcacgacgtgcaacgcatcttaGGAATTGGCATTGACAGTTCACTTCCCGTTGAACCGTCTCATCGTGAGTGGCAGCTTGGCCTGGCCGGCCTGTTTGGGGAGCCATTGTCGGAGATGCGTGGGAAGGGGCATTTCACCAGCGGCAACATTAATGTTGGTGCACTGTTGCAGCTATGCAACCGTTCTCAGTCTATGGAGACTCAGGCTACTGCatactacatggctatagtgGGTTTCACGCTgctcgtggataagactagagtcgggatACGGCCTCACCCTGTTGTTGTTGTCACTGCTGATCAGCATGACATTGCTTAG
- the LOC130804301 gene encoding uncharacterized protein LOC130804301 isoform X1: protein MYHQLGMATRTGCKTIAGCLTLLQTWIYEYFRAFLPHLRQADMPNKTRAEMWLPQKPIRELSRLRDYRSILDAMTETQVLYKTSHIVILNILNFCYVVYVYFLCKQVEWTAYMSSVRALLNDHPRTAYIGGITCFDIVEVYLPERTVRQLGFAQAIPPPFAETYPNCATGTELLLSDICFSVYVHGDVE from the coding sequence ATGTATCAccaactgggtatggcgacaaggactgggtgcaagactattgctggttgtcTGACACTATTGCAGACATGGATATACGAGTACTTCCGAGCCTTCCTCCCCCATCTGCGTCAAGCTGACATGCCGAACAAGACTAGGGCAGAGATGTGGTTGCCGCAGAAGCCAATCCGTGAGCTGAGCAGATTGAGAGACTACAGAAGCATACTGGACGCTATGACAGAGACACAAGTTTTGTACAAGACCTCACACATCGTTatactaaatattttaaatttctgttatgttgtttatgtttattttctttgtaagcAGGTGGAGTGGACTGCGTACATGAGTTCTGTTAGGGCTTTACTGAACGACCACCCACGCACCGCCTATATCGGTGGTATCACCTGTTTTGATATCGTGGAGGTCTATTTGCCTGAGAGAACAGTCAGACAGCTCGGGTTTGCACAGGCCATACCCCCCCCCTTTGCTGAGACCTACCCAAACTGTGCGACCGGCACAGAGCTCCTACTCAGTGACATTTGCTTCTCCGTCTATGTACACGGAGATGTAGAGTAG
- the LOC130804566 gene encoding uncharacterized protein LOC130804566 codes for MVRNGVTSSDHEARVRELEAQLARMERTNERLITLMENQAQEANDDGKYFKNIAYHRPPQYDGEADPVRFENWLAEMEKLLEVINCPAHLKVKLASFYLSCSAELWWRSIKATMTDTFWDDFLITLRQQFYPPSLQRKKENEFLHLRQGLMTVIEYSCKFNELSRFASDIVSKESVRASRFFEGLNLKIQKGIGKYSDFRDLYDRALEYERILDKEDNTNKRKFGGGNNNRNKRPTNWDRKPFQPTTSTRVTVWKCRLCGKDHQGRSCTGKIICFKCKKEGHVSTNCREGIQLGASSTGNYGAPSSLGIVQSIAARRTAGLHAISNHVDNLHQAFEEEVEREIQIEEEEEQEEERTTLLGYIDLDNHQLDHMKNNNNKDKR; via the exons atg gtaagaaatggcgtaacttcatctgatcacgaagctagagttcgagagctagaagcacaactagctcggatggaaaggacaaatgagcgactgatcaccctcatggagaatcaggctcaagaggccaatgacgacgggaaatactttaagaatatAGCATATCATCGTCCACCGCAATACGACGGAGAAGCTGATCCGGTTCGCTTCGAGAATTGGCTCGCAGAGATGGAGAAACTTTTAGAGGTCATTAACTGTCCAGCGCACCTAAAAGTAAAGCTGGCTTCCTTCTACCTATCTTGTTCAGCAGAGTTATGGTGGCGTTCTATCAAGGCCACTATGACTGATACCTTTTGGGATGATTTCCTTATAACTCTTCGTCAACAATTCTATCCGCCATCACTCCAacggaaaaaggagaatgagttcttacatcttcgtcagggtcttatgaccgtgattgagtatagttgtaagttcaatgagctatctcgatttgcttctgacattgtaagcaaagaaagtgttcgtgcatcccgcttctttgagggtcttaatcttaagatccaaaaggggattgggaagtattctgacttccgagatctctacgaccgagcgcttgagtatgagaggatccttgacaaggaggacaacaccaacaaaagaaaatttggcggaggcaacaacaacaggaacaagaggccaaccaattgggatcgcaagccgttccaaccaacaacttcaacaagagtcacagtttggaagtgtcgcttatgtggtaaggatcaccaaggtcgttcatgcactgggaagatcatctgcttcaaatgcaaaaaggagggtcatgtttccactaactGCCGAGAAGGGATCCAGTTGGGAGCTAGTAGTACTGGTAATTATGGAGCTCCTAGTTCTTTGGGAATTGTTCAGAGTATTGCAGCTAGGAGGACTGCCGGTTTGCACGCTATTAGCAACCATGTAGATAATCTTCATCAGGCATTTGAGG aagaagtggaaagagaaatacaaattgaagaagaagaagaacaagaagaggaacgaacgaccttattgggatacatagatctcgacaaTCATCAActagatcacatgaagaacaacaacaacaaagacaagcggTAA